Below is a genomic region from Bacillota bacterium.
GATGATCCGGAGTACGATGGCGAAGGCCTTGAATGCTTTCAGGAGACGGGAGATTGCCCGGGGGGTAACCCTCATTGGTCCTCACAGGGACGACATCCGGTTCTGCCTTGAAGGGTCGCTGGTGGAGGATTTTGGCTCACAGGGGCAGCGAAGGACCACTGTGCTAAGCCTTAAGCTCGCAGAGGTTGATCTGATGGAGGCGGAGACTGGAGAAAGACCAGTGCTACTTCTTGATGATGTTGCCTCAGAACTGGACCCCACGCGCCGGGAGTTCCTGGTGAGGTCTATCAGCGGCAGATCCCAGGTGGTGCTCACCACAACAAGCCTGGAGGACCTCGGGGACCTTGGGAATGATGCGAATCTCTTCTCCGTAAGGCGAGGCCAGGTTAGCGCCCTGTAGACAGCAGCCTTGCCTCGGACAAGGGGCCTGCCCGTGAGGCATTGACTGGAGGAATAGCCTTGGCTTCCCGCTCAGGCAGAGCACCCTCGAGGGGCCGGGTCAAGCATGGCATGACCCGGCTTGGGGATATGCTTGGCCCTGTAGTGGACTCCCTTGGGATCGGTCCAAACCTCAAGACCCAGCGCGCGATATCCCTGTGGGCCGAGGTCGCTGGCAGCACCGTATCGAAGAAATCCAGGGCCATCAGGGTGAGCGAGGGCATCCTGTTCGTATCAGTCGAGAGCGCTGCCTGGGCTCACCAGCTCACACTATTCCGTACCCGTTTTCTGAAGAAGTTCGCTGAACAACTGGGCCCTGGGATCATTAGAGACATTCACTTCTCCCCGGCCAGGTACGTCCCGGTGGTCCAGGAGGACACCTCTAAGCACGAGGAGGCTTTACCCGTTACCAGAGAGGACCTTGAGGTTGCGGAGAAGGCTGCCGGTACGCTGGCCCAACCCCCCCTCAGGCGGGCATTTACCAGGGCATTGATTAAGGCCCTACAGGCTACCAGGAGACAAGAACGAGCAGGTTGCCCGAGGTGTACCGCATGCGGTATACACCATCCCGAGGTCATGCAAGGCCAGTGCCCGTTTTGCCAGCAGAACCTTGTGCAATCTACTAGAGGGATGATCCGGAGGCTTGTCATGGAGCCCTGGCTGAGCGCTGATGCGCTGGGGACCCCCTCACCGGAGAGGGACGCAGCTTACCGGTGCGCCAAGGAAACACTCAAAAAGGCATGGGAAGAAGAAGCAAGAGCTAGGTTCCAGGCTGGAGAGGTGTCCAAGGCCAGGAACTCTGCCCTGGGACTCGCTCTTCTGGCTTCGGGCAAGGCTCCAGGGGACTTGACCGAGGAAGATCTGAGAAGGCATCTGGCGGGAACACTAGTGGAAATCTGGTTGTCGCGCCCGCGGGATACGGGGAAGGGGAGGGTTTCCAGTTGAGGACAGCGAAGATAACCCGTGAAAACAAGAACGGCATTCCCGGAGGATTCCGGCTTACCCTCAGGCCCGAGGCAAGCCCCACGCTGGTTCACGTTGGAGGAGACGAGATCATATACTCCGAGTCCATTGTGGCTATTCTCCACAAGTCAGCGGTGGAGACCTCCCGAGACACACAAGAGGCTGTCGAGGTAGTAGCAAGCGAGGGGAGGGCTACGGATGTCTCCAGCGGCACCCCTGAAGCATTCATCTTCACCTCCGCCGGAGTCATCCTATGTCCGGTTACACCTCCGACACTGAGGAAGAGGATAACTGGGACTGAGTAGGTGTTCCGGGGGAATGGGAGGTTAGAACCTTGCCGGAGAACGACAAATCTCTAGGCGAAGAACTCAAAGAGAACTACGATGAGACACAGATCCAAGTACTAGAGGGGCTTGAGGCGGTCCGGAAGAGGCCTGGAATGTACGTGGGAAGCACCGGCCCCAGGGGACTTCACCATCTCGTATTTGAGGTGGTGGACAACAGCATTGACGAGGCTCTTGCCGGCTTCTGTACAGACATCAAGGTCGTTCTCCACAAGGACAACTCGGTGACCGTCGTTGACAACGGGCGGGGAATACCAGTGAAGATCCAGCCCAAGGTGGGAAGGCCCGCGGTGGAAGTGGCGCTTACAATGCTCCATGCTGGAGGGAAGTTTGGCGGAGGGGGCTACAAGGTTAGCGGAGGCCTCCATGGTGTGGGCGTATCTGTGGTCAACGCACTCTCCGAGTGGCTGCAGGTGGAGGTCAAGCGGGACGGTGGTGTGTTCTGCCAGCGTTACAGCAGGGGCCATCCCGTAACCGATCTCGAGAGGACTGGGGCCTCCCAGACCACTGGGACAAAGGTAACCTTCAAGCCGGACCCCGAAGTATTTGAGACCATAGAATTCAACGCAGACATCATTGCCCAGAGACTGAGGGAACTGGCATTCTTGAACCAAGGCCTAAGAATCTCCCTCCACGATGAGAGGGATGGGGAGAAGACACAGTACCGCTACGAGGGTGGTATTACCGCCTTTGTTCAGAACCTTGGCAAGAACAAGGATGTCCTGCATAGCAAGCCCATCTACCTAAAGACGCAGAAGAACGGGCTGGAAATAGAGTGCGCCCTGCAGTACAACCAAGGCTACGTGGAGAACATCCTATCCTACGCCAACACCATCAGAACCCATGAGGGTGGCACCCACGAGGCCGGCTTCAAGACGGCACTTACCAGGGTAATCAACGACTACGCCAGGCGTACCGGAGCCCTGAAGGAGTCGGAGCCCAACCTCTCCGGAGACGACATCAGGGAAGGTCTCACTGCGGTGATCCATGTGAAAATGGAGAACGCGCAATTTGAGGGCCAGACCAAGACCAAACTGGGCAACAGC
It encodes:
- a CDS encoding DUF721 domain-containing protein codes for the protein MASRSGRAPSRGRVKHGMTRLGDMLGPVVDSLGIGPNLKTQRAISLWAEVAGSTVSKKSRAIRVSEGILFVSVESAAWAHQLTLFRTRFLKKFAEQLGPGIIRDIHFSPARYVPVVQEDTSKHEEALPVTREDLEVAEKAAGTLAQPPLRRAFTRALIKALQATRRQERAGCPRCTACGIHHPEVMQGQCPFCQQNLVQSTRGMIRRLVMEPWLSADALGTPSPERDAAYRCAKETLKKAWEEEARARFQAGEVSKARNSALGLALLASGKAPGDLTEEDLRRHLAGTLVEIWLSRPRDTGKGRVSS
- a CDS encoding extracellular matrix/biofilm biosynthesis regulator RemA family protein — its product is MRTAKITRENKNGIPGGFRLTLRPEASPTLVHVGGDEIIYSESIVAILHKSAVETSRDTQEAVEVVASEGRATDVSSGTPEAFIFTSAGVILCPVTPPTLRKRITGTE